A single Sphingomonas kaistensis DNA region contains:
- a CDS encoding GNAT family N-acetyltransferase produces MTDGTALEQIGIPRVRRALVTDAPILARLNAAVQTLHVTLYPDRFQASPEVEKVEAYLSRILQLTENVFGICETAQGATGYIWVEEQVRPASPFTNAFARLYVHHLVVEHQAREQGVATALLNWAYQHARERGITEIGLDHWEANSGAHRFFERRGFEVERVIMMRRVPRKT; encoded by the coding sequence ATGACCGACGGGACCGCCTTGGAGCAAATCGGCATTCCTCGCGTGCGTCGAGCACTTGTGACCGATGCTCCTATCTTGGCTCGCTTAAACGCAGCAGTTCAGACACTGCACGTGACGCTATACCCCGATCGCTTCCAAGCTTCGCCAGAGGTGGAGAAGGTAGAGGCCTATCTTTCCAGGATTTTGCAGCTTACGGAAAATGTCTTCGGGATTTGCGAGACTGCTCAAGGCGCGACTGGCTATATCTGGGTGGAAGAACAGGTGCGACCTGCGTCACCTTTCACCAATGCGTTCGCTCGCCTCTACGTCCACCATTTAGTGGTAGAGCACCAGGCTCGAGAACAAGGAGTGGCTACGGCGCTTCTTAACTGGGCCTATCAGCACGCCCGAGAACGCGGCATCACCGAAATTGGATTAGATCATTGGGAAGCAAACTCGGGCGCTCACCGTTTTTTTGAGAGACGCGGCTTCGAGGTCGAAAGAGTCATCATGATGAGGCGCGTGCCACGGAAGACCTGA
- a CDS encoding DUF3034 family protein: protein MFAPPALASDLRHGGKLLLTDGMTSVEGSSGGGLATWALIGGRATDAGIGGGAHSTLVRTGRFTLAGAGAKIGLLDRIELSYTRQIFDTRSAGAALGLGRGFKLGQHVFGAKVKLIGDAIYDQPWLPQIAVGVQHKRANKDELLRALGARKTAGTDLYISATKLQLDTGILIGGTARVTRANQFGLLGFGGDRNGDHSIQFEGSVGKLVTRKLLVGAELRTKPDNLGFAEEEDAFDVFAAYAIHRNVGLTAGYADLGSIATFAKQRGLYLSLQGAF, encoded by the coding sequence ATGTTCGCGCCGCCCGCCCTGGCCAGTGACCTTCGCCACGGCGGGAAGTTGCTGCTGACCGACGGGATGACCTCGGTCGAAGGCTCGTCCGGCGGCGGGCTTGCCACCTGGGCGCTGATTGGCGGCCGTGCCACCGATGCCGGTATTGGCGGCGGCGCGCACTCGACCCTCGTCCGCACCGGCCGCTTTACCCTAGCAGGCGCCGGCGCCAAGATCGGCCTGCTCGACCGGATCGAGCTGTCCTACACGCGCCAGATCTTCGACACTCGCTCGGCCGGCGCTGCCCTGGGCCTCGGTCGCGGCTTCAAGCTTGGCCAGCACGTGTTCGGGGCCAAGGTGAAGCTGATCGGCGATGCAATCTACGATCAACCGTGGCTGCCGCAGATCGCGGTCGGCGTGCAGCACAAGCGCGCCAACAAGGATGAGCTGCTGCGCGCGCTCGGCGCTCGCAAGACCGCTGGAACCGACCTCTACATATCGGCGACCAAGCTTCAGCTCGACACCGGCATCCTGATCGGCGGCACCGCGCGAGTGACCAGGGCCAATCAGTTCGGCCTGCTTGGGTTCGGCGGCGATCGCAACGGCGACCACTCCATCCAGTTCGAAGGCTCGGTCGGCAAGCTCGTCACCCGCAAGTTGCTGGTCGGCGCCGAACTTCGCACCAAGCCCGACAACCTCGGCTTCGCGGAGGAGGAGGACGCCTTTGACGTCTTCGCGGCTTACGCGATCCACCGCAACGTCGGTCTCACGGCCGGTTATGCCGACCTTGGCAGCATAGCCACTTTCGCCAAGCAGCGCGGGCTCTACCTGTCGCTACAAGGAGCCTTTTGA
- a CDS encoding acyltransferase family protein, which yields MQTKAYEPHIDGLRAVAVGAVLLFHARVPGFAGGFVGVDVFFVISGYLITGIISREISEGSFSILAFYERRARRIIPALFTVLTATLAVGAVVLVPHELTALAQSTFATLSFASNIWFWRTIDYFSGDQHFLLHTWSLGVEEQFYIFFPLALAFFARANRVAVGLAALFCASLALSVVLTPRMPAASFYLLPTRGWELLIGAMLARGRLTAPPWIGWAGLGAILAATSLFDASTRFPGWAALLPTLGAASFIAARNSSAARLLSLRPVVGLGPVSYSLYLWHWPALLFSRQAGLDGPAWGMVALLASLVLAVLSWRFIEGPFRERRAMPTERLVKLTAAGLMAVSLLGAVSLSGLPSRYSSEALQFAEGSTDKPWSSIRCEQTPCVVGHGAPRYALWGDSHAGALGEAVSLGAGGSGRIIAFNACPPVFAFSPTNLKGRDLNECMERNAGLATERAPVIILAAYWPSYLEQPGFSEKFKTTVQMLVRSGKKVVVIVGPGSADRDLPSNLTQQLRWTGGFDKHFARKVPPATFLDLISTSGAKVVDIGEIICPEDLCPTTINGRPLYFDSHHISGNTGRYLGPLLAAPLASASR from the coding sequence GTGCAAACCAAAGCCTACGAGCCGCACATCGACGGCCTCCGCGCTGTTGCAGTTGGTGCAGTTCTCCTCTTCCATGCTAGAGTTCCTGGCTTCGCGGGCGGTTTTGTTGGCGTCGATGTATTTTTCGTAATCTCGGGCTATCTAATCACCGGCATCATATCCCGAGAGATCTCGGAGGGTTCCTTTTCGATCCTCGCGTTCTACGAAAGGCGAGCTCGCCGGATCATACCAGCGCTTTTCACCGTACTTACGGCCACCCTTGCCGTCGGCGCCGTGGTGCTCGTACCGCACGAACTGACCGCTCTGGCTCAGTCCACTTTCGCCACTCTCAGCTTCGCGTCGAATATCTGGTTCTGGCGAACCATCGATTACTTCTCAGGTGACCAACACTTCCTACTCCATACTTGGTCCCTTGGCGTGGAAGAGCAGTTTTACATCTTCTTCCCACTCGCTCTCGCCTTTTTTGCTCGGGCCAACCGTGTCGCGGTCGGCCTTGCTGCGCTTTTCTGTGCTTCGCTCGCGCTCTCAGTTGTTCTCACGCCCAGAATGCCCGCCGCTTCATTCTACTTGCTGCCAACGCGTGGTTGGGAGCTGTTGATTGGCGCAATGTTGGCTCGCGGACGGCTCACCGCGCCGCCTTGGATAGGATGGGCAGGCTTGGGCGCGATCCTGGCTGCAACGAGCCTGTTTGATGCCTCAACGCGTTTTCCGGGATGGGCCGCGTTGCTTCCGACTCTCGGTGCGGCAAGTTTCATAGCGGCACGTAACTCATCGGCAGCCAGGCTTTTGTCACTCCGCCCGGTCGTCGGCCTCGGGCCCGTCTCATACTCTCTCTACCTATGGCATTGGCCTGCATTGCTATTCAGCAGACAGGCTGGCTTGGATGGTCCAGCCTGGGGCATGGTGGCGCTGTTGGCATCACTCGTGCTTGCGGTGCTCTCTTGGCGTTTCATCGAAGGTCCCTTCCGCGAGCGCCGCGCAATGCCGACAGAAAGACTGGTCAAGCTTACAGCGGCTGGGCTGATGGCAGTCAGCCTTTTGGGGGCGGTGAGCCTAAGTGGCCTCCCGTCCCGTTACTCCTCGGAGGCTCTACAGTTTGCAGAAGGCTCTACTGATAAGCCTTGGAGCTCGATCCGCTGCGAGCAAACACCGTGCGTAGTGGGGCATGGTGCGCCTCGCTACGCGCTGTGGGGAGACAGCCATGCCGGCGCACTAGGGGAAGCTGTGAGCCTTGGAGCAGGTGGTTCAGGGCGCATTATCGCGTTCAACGCTTGCCCTCCTGTGTTCGCGTTCTCGCCCACTAATCTCAAGGGGCGCGATCTGAACGAGTGCATGGAACGGAACGCCGGCTTAGCTACCGAGCGCGCACCAGTAATTATTCTGGCTGCATATTGGCCATCATATCTCGAACAGCCTGGCTTTTCGGAGAAGTTTAAGACGACAGTCCAAATGTTGGTTCGCTCGGGGAAAAAGGTAGTAGTAATCGTCGGTCCAGGCAGCGCAGACCGGGATCTACCCTCGAACTTGACGCAGCAGCTGCGGTGGACCGGTGGTTTCGACAAACACTTTGCCCGCAAAGTGCCCCCTGCCACATTTTTAGATTTGATCAGCACGAGTGGAGCTAAGGTGGTCGATATCGGTGAGATCATCTGCCCAGAGGATCTTTGCCCGACCACGATCAATGGTCGTCCGCTCTATTTCGACAGCCATCACATCAGCGGCAACACCGGCCGATACCTTGGCCCACTCCTCGCAGCGCCGTTGGCGTCTGCCTCGCGCTAG
- a CDS encoding tyrosine-type recombinase/integrase, whose translation MLDIHSQVPWRPRAGARTTGAKLALKPVYVWGIRIRLQVALRARDLALFDLALDSKLRGCDLVALKVSDLVSASGVRSRVMILQRKTGRPVQFEVTEQTRRSVAGWIERKGLGPGDWLFPSRKKQGAHLSTRQYARLVDRWITLIDLDPSAYGTHSMRRTKVSLLYKKTGNLRACQLLLGHTKLESTVRYLGVEVDDALELSEALEL comes from the coding sequence ATGCTCGACATTCACTCACAAGTGCCGTGGCGGCCCCGCGCCGGCGCAAGGACGACTGGCGCGAAGCTGGCGCTCAAGCCGGTATATGTCTGGGGCATTCGCATCCGACTTCAGGTTGCTCTTAGGGCAAGAGACCTCGCGCTGTTTGACCTTGCGCTCGACAGCAAGCTGCGAGGCTGTGATCTGGTGGCATTGAAGGTCTCGGACCTTGTCTCCGCCTCCGGGGTCCGATCGCGCGTCATGATCCTGCAGCGCAAGACCGGGCGGCCCGTGCAGTTCGAAGTTACCGAACAGACCCGTAGGTCGGTCGCCGGCTGGATAGAGCGGAAGGGCCTCGGACCTGGCGACTGGCTGTTCCCAAGCAGGAAGAAGCAAGGAGCTCACCTGAGCACTCGGCAGTATGCTCGGCTTGTTGACCGCTGGATTACGCTTATCGATCTGGATCCGAGTGCCTATGGCACCCACAGCATGAGGCGAACCAAGGTGTCCTTGCTCTACAAGAAGACCGGCAATCTCCGTGCCTGCCAGCTGCTGCTAGGCCACACGAAGCTGGAAAGCACGGTCAGATACCTCGGGGTTGAGGTCGATGATGCGCTGGAGTTGTCAGAGGCTCTAGAGCTGTAG
- a CDS encoding YunG family protein, producing the protein MESVIALEKRLRTAWSSRTASTWTEKNPARGQCSVTSLVVQDLLGGSILKTRVGLQWHFYNSVGGRRLDLTASQFKEAIVYDDLPGSRDEALSDTSIEQYEALRSGLELPTWATWRCPLPTHCGH; encoded by the coding sequence ATGGAGAGTGTTATTGCCCTTGAAAAGCGATTGAGAACCGCCTGGTCGAGTAGGACAGCCTCAACTTGGACAGAGAAGAATCCGGCACGTGGGCAATGCAGCGTCACCTCACTTGTTGTTCAAGATCTGCTCGGAGGCAGTATTCTTAAGACTAGGGTTGGTCTGCAATGGCACTTTTACAATTCGGTCGGCGGTAGGCGCCTTGACCTGACGGCGAGCCAATTCAAAGAGGCGATCGTCTATGACGATCTCCCCGGATCGCGCGATGAAGCTCTAAGTGACACCTCGATCGAGCAGTATGAGGCACTCAGAAGTGGGCTGGAGCTGCCGACATGGGCAACTTGGCGATGTCCGCTTCCCACCCATTGCGGACATTAG
- a CDS encoding RNA methyltransferase codes for MASDESVKAKRPARVRADEIKAFRCKNLIVVIEEPENPRNIGTIIRNVNALGAEKVYVVDPRKVLSDDWQNLRSEPKLSKLSVSAVKWTFVKRFDSTEECLAHLAKNKFVSVATSPHVKGRTNKFLHEADFAEHAKLAVWFGNESRGLSDLAIEHSETCISIPMFGMIESLNLATSSGIVLYEVTKQRRDYASRYRLRDRRGERTEPLPTLMTSER; via the coding sequence GTGGCTTCGGATGAATCGGTGAAAGCTAAGCGGCCCGCACGAGTGCGGGCTGACGAGATCAAGGCTTTCCGCTGCAAGAACTTGATTGTCGTGATCGAGGAGCCGGAGAACCCGCGCAATATCGGCACTATCATCCGAAACGTGAATGCGTTGGGTGCGGAGAAGGTCTACGTGGTGGACCCGCGCAAGGTTCTCTCTGACGATTGGCAGAACCTACGCAGCGAGCCGAAGCTGTCCAAGTTATCAGTCTCCGCCGTCAAGTGGACGTTCGTGAAGAGGTTTGACAGCACTGAGGAATGTCTCGCGCATCTCGCCAAAAACAAGTTCGTCTCCGTCGCCACCTCGCCACACGTGAAGGGCAGGACCAACAAGTTCCTTCACGAAGCCGACTTCGCCGAACACGCGAAGCTGGCAGTGTGGTTCGGCAATGAGTCGAGAGGACTGAGCGACTTGGCCATCGAACATAGCGAGACGTGCATCAGCATTCCGATGTTCGGGATGATCGAGAGCCTCAATCTCGCGACCAGTTCGGGCATCGTCTTGTATGAGGTGACCAAGCAGAGGCGTGACTACGCCAGCCGATACCGTTTGCGGGATCGTCGAGGCGAGCGGACCGAACCCTTGCCAACACTGATGACCTCGGAGCGATAG
- a CDS encoding recombinase family protein gives MPSHTETMKAVRCAIYTRKSTESPTGQEMTSLAGQRAVCAAYIKCQAHKGWVELSQNYDDEGFSGGNLERPALHRLLTDAREGRIDAIVFYKIDRLTRSLADFVRLMDAFQHFEISFVSVTQSFDTSDSMGRMVLNILLTFAQFEREMMGDRIRDKKNTMRRSGLYIGGMAPLGYLSKKGRLEIIPKEAELVRAAFDRFDDYPSVSSLLRALDDEGKGRLVSSFRFKTRRRNGLWYGGSAQKMFRNPIYAGYQYVEGELVKADHEAYISLERWQHFQTVLAMRTKKSGKVDPSIHLLAGLIFDETDRILAPRMRGTKRWPQRYYESVSRQLRKGQRVDRVRIRGEEIERVVTAALVAFLRDCEKLRTAVCRAYADPQLAYDMQRNGPLAAERILAAKGIELRKKFEGLVSRVEVAKSEVRIWISLRVLDAYLRWNGIGVFHSMPEISRSEEDLYLLRADANLGPHRVKLKLPFEHQPGEHLNIRLVDLLRKAANADVDFLADPARDLDRHAANYKLTPSKFSRLLRLNYLAPDIKSAILDGRQPPDLTERKLLYSPLPADWHQQRAILGFPSPRPDRTYQSVR, from the coding sequence ATGCCCAGTCATACCGAGACGATGAAGGCGGTCCGCTGCGCGATTTACACTCGCAAGAGCACCGAGAGCCCGACCGGGCAGGAGATGACCTCACTAGCAGGGCAGCGAGCAGTCTGCGCCGCCTATATCAAGTGTCAGGCGCACAAAGGATGGGTAGAACTTTCGCAAAATTACGATGATGAAGGCTTCTCCGGGGGCAATCTGGAGCGGCCTGCACTTCACAGGCTACTTACCGACGCCCGGGAGGGGCGCATTGACGCAATAGTCTTTTATAAGATTGACCGTCTTACCCGTTCCTTGGCCGATTTCGTTCGTCTTATGGACGCCTTTCAGCACTTCGAAATCTCATTCGTTAGCGTTACGCAGTCCTTCGATACCTCAGACAGCATGGGCCGCATGGTCCTCAACATCCTCCTAACTTTCGCACAGTTTGAGCGCGAAATGATGGGGGATCGCATCCGCGACAAGAAGAACACGATGCGGAGAAGCGGGCTCTATATCGGTGGCATGGCACCGCTCGGGTATCTTTCGAAGAAAGGTCGGCTTGAGATCATCCCGAAGGAAGCAGAATTAGTCCGCGCCGCCTTCGACCGGTTTGACGACTACCCGAGCGTCAGTAGCTTACTGAGGGCCCTCGATGACGAAGGCAAAGGAAGGCTCGTTTCGAGCTTTCGCTTTAAGACAAGACGGCGGAATGGCCTCTGGTATGGTGGCTCGGCGCAGAAAATGTTTCGCAACCCAATCTACGCTGGCTATCAATATGTTGAAGGCGAGTTGGTAAAAGCGGATCACGAAGCGTACATCTCGCTTGAACGATGGCAGCACTTCCAGACCGTGCTCGCCATGCGCACGAAGAAAAGCGGGAAGGTCGATCCCAGCATACATCTGCTAGCGGGCCTCATCTTTGATGAGACTGACCGCATTCTCGCCCCTCGAATGCGCGGGACGAAGCGATGGCCTCAACGCTATTACGAAAGCGTCAGCAGGCAGTTGCGAAAGGGGCAGCGAGTCGACCGTGTGCGGATTCGTGGGGAGGAAATCGAGCGGGTTGTGACCGCAGCTCTGGTTGCTTTTCTGCGGGATTGCGAAAAGCTACGCACGGCAGTTTGCCGCGCCTACGCTGATCCGCAATTGGCCTACGACATGCAACGCAACGGCCCACTTGCTGCTGAAAGGATTCTCGCAGCCAAAGGCATCGAACTCCGCAAGAAATTTGAAGGTCTCGTCAGCCGCGTGGAAGTGGCGAAGTCCGAGGTGCGGATCTGGATCAGCCTGCGCGTGCTTGACGCCTATCTTCGCTGGAACGGTATTGGCGTGTTTCATTCGATGCCTGAGATTTCTCGCTCCGAAGAAGACCTCTACCTACTTCGCGCTGACGCTAACTTGGGACCGCATCGAGTCAAGCTAAAGCTTCCTTTCGAGCACCAGCCCGGAGAGCACCTTAATATACGGCTTGTCGACTTGTTGAGGAAAGCCGCCAACGCAGATGTCGATTTCTTGGCCGATCCAGCACGTGATCTCGACAGACACGCCGCAAACTACAAACTGACGCCGAGCAAATTTTCCAGGTTGCTACGTCTTAATTATTTGGCGCCTGACATCAAATCCGCGATTCTCGATGGCCGGCAGCCTCCAGACCTTACCGAGCGTAAGCTGCTCTATTCACCATTGCCGGCTGATTGGCATCAGCAGCGCGCCATACTCGGATTCCCGTCACCCAGGCCGGACCGCACCTACCAATCGGTGCGCTAA
- a CDS encoding group 1 truncated hemoglobin gives MILAAVSLALQPMATQAGEEPVDPYAVSNVNAGAGAANDPRLLAAWNGKAGIDRVVDRFVDRNFADPRISDIFKNHDQVRLRRTLKEQFCFLLGGGCNYTGRDMRSSHKNLGIENADMNALVENLQIAMGGEGVPFWAQNRLLAKVAPMRRDVVER, from the coding sequence ATGATTCTTGCCGCAGTGTCGCTTGCCCTCCAGCCGATGGCCACGCAGGCCGGCGAAGAGCCCGTCGATCCCTATGCAGTCAGCAACGTCAACGCAGGGGCTGGGGCGGCCAACGATCCGCGCCTGCTTGCCGCCTGGAACGGCAAGGCCGGGATAGACCGGGTGGTAGATCGTTTCGTCGACCGCAACTTTGCTGATCCGCGGATTAGCGACATCTTCAAGAACCACGACCAAGTTCGGCTGCGGCGCACGCTCAAGGAGCAGTTCTGCTTCCTGCTCGGCGGCGGTTGCAACTACACCGGCCGAGACATGCGCAGCTCGCATAAAAATCTCGGTATTGAGAATGCCGACATGAACGCTCTTGTCGAAAACTTGCAGATTGCGATGGGCGGGGAAGGCGTGCCTTTCTGGGCCCAGAATCGCTTACTCGCTAAGGTCGCTCCGATGCGCCGCGATGTAGTTGAGCGGTGA
- a CDS encoding methylamine utilization protein translates to MRLPVIAGFALLNLPGNVAAATLNVVVVDAAGRPVQNAVVSARPLGVPASGPRFASTKVMGQRNIQFTPGTLVVPLGSTVSFPNYDKVRHHVFSFSKAKRFELKLFGRDESRSVLLDKPGTVAVGCNIHDAMRGFIRVVDAPFAGTSDAAGRLSLAGTPAGRFQLTVWHPQVRARDQEVTVIGSASAPVVIRLPLSR, encoded by the coding sequence ATGAGATTGCCTGTAATTGCTGGTTTCGCCCTCCTGAACCTGCCGGGGAACGTAGCGGCCGCAACCTTGAACGTGGTGGTGGTCGATGCCGCCGGGCGACCGGTCCAGAATGCCGTCGTCTCCGCCCGTCCGCTCGGCGTGCCCGCGAGCGGCCCGCGCTTTGCGTCGACCAAGGTCATGGGGCAGCGCAATATCCAGTTCACTCCGGGTACCCTGGTGGTGCCGCTCGGAAGCACCGTCAGCTTCCCCAACTACGACAAGGTCCGCCACCACGTCTTTTCCTTCAGCAAGGCCAAGCGCTTCGAGCTGAAGCTGTTCGGCCGCGATGAAAGCCGCTCGGTGTTGCTTGACAAGCCGGGCACGGTGGCGGTCGGCTGCAATATCCACGACGCGATGCGGGGCTTCATCCGGGTGGTCGATGCGCCGTTCGCGGGCACCAGCGACGCGGCGGGCCGCCTGAGCCTCGCGGGCACGCCGGCCGGTCGCTTCCAGCTGACAGTGTGGCATCCGCAGGTCCGCGCCCGTGACCAGGAAGTCACCGTGATCGGCAGCGCCTCGGCGCCGGTCGTCATCCGCCTCCCGCTGAGTCGCTGA
- a CDS encoding DUF4304 domain-containing protein, which produces MPGTHDRIIADAAKAALEPLGFKRKGRSRTWIADHGWWLTIVEFQPSAWSKGSYLNVAAHWLWSKIGSLSLDFGGRIMEHVEYATDDQFTRAAAQLVKSAAVEAQRLAELFATLSKAADVLLETAQADGGQQHMHPGWSDYNAGVAAALTGRTEEARRSFTAILDSRAPTGSLLHSAAERMMQLLSGPTCLRGEVMSSIERQREALRLPPLTRHLF; this is translated from the coding sequence ATGCCGGGAACACACGACAGGATAATCGCTGATGCTGCCAAAGCAGCGCTTGAGCCGCTCGGTTTTAAGCGAAAGGGTCGATCTCGCACATGGATTGCCGATCACGGCTGGTGGCTGACCATCGTTGAGTTTCAACCAAGCGCGTGGAGCAAGGGCAGCTATCTCAATGTCGCCGCTCACTGGCTTTGGTCGAAGATTGGCTCGCTGAGCCTCGACTTCGGCGGGCGGATCATGGAGCATGTCGAATACGCGACGGATGACCAGTTCACACGCGCTGCCGCCCAGCTCGTTAAAAGCGCAGCGGTTGAAGCTCAGCGGCTGGCCGAGTTGTTCGCTACCTTGAGCAAAGCTGCCGACGTTTTGCTGGAGACGGCGCAAGCAGATGGCGGGCAGCAGCACATGCACCCCGGCTGGAGCGACTACAACGCGGGTGTGGCGGCGGCGCTCACCGGTAGAACCGAGGAAGCAAGGAGATCGTTCACCGCCATCCTCGACAGTCGAGCGCCCACCGGTTCCTTACTCCACTCAGCAGCCGAGCGGATGATGCAGCTTCTGAGCGGCCCAACCTGCTTGCGAGGAGAAGTCATGTCATCAATCGAGCGCCAGCGTGAAGCACTGCGTCTACCGCCGTTGACGAGGCACCTCTTCTAA